The Fodinicurvata sp. EGI_FJ10296 nucleotide sequence CTGGACGACGCGGGTTCACCGGGACGAACTGGTTATCTTCCAGGTCGACGGCACCCACGGCAGCGCCGTGGCCGGGCTTTGGGGCTGCGACAGCCAGCACCGGACAAACACGCCCAAGCCGGTCTGGAATCCCGACGCGCCGGACAGTCACGACTATCGCGCCGACTGGGCCGTCGTGCCCGACAACCGCCCCTTCGACAACGCCTTCAAGGCACAGTGGCAACTGTTTCTGCGCCATGTCGCGCTGGGCGAGCCGTTTGCCTGGGACTTCCTTGCCGCCGCCAAGGGCATCCAGCTGGCCGAGTTGAGCCTGCAATCGACGGCCGACCGGCGCGCCATGGACGTGGCGCCGCTGACGCCGGACGCGTAGGTATCTCGAAAGGACGCTGACATGACGGTTTCCGCACCGCATCTTCGCCTTCCCCGGCCGGACCGCAGGCTGGAAGATTACACGCCCGGCCCGCCCTCGCCCTATCGCCCGAACACGGACGGACTGAAAAGCCGGGTCGCCATGGCGGCGGCTCATGTCGTCGCCGATCCACTGGCCGACATCAATCCCCGCGAAGATGTCGCGATCGACTGGGACGCCACCATGGCGTTCCGGCGGCACCTGTGGTCTCACGGGCTGGGCGTCGCCGATGCCATGGACACCGCGCAGCGCGGCATGGGCCTGGGATGGGACACAGCGCGCGAACTGATCGCCAAAAGCGCGGCCGAGGCCAAGGCCTATGGCGGCAAGCTCGGCTGCGGCGCCAACACCGATCAGCTGCCCGATGACGCCAACACCGATCTGGACGCCATCGAGCGCGCCTACGAGGAGCAATGCGCCTATATCGAGGATTGCGGCGCCCAGGTCATCCTGATGTGCTCGCGCCATCTCGCCCGGACGGCGGCATCGGCCGACGACTACATCAAGGTGTACGACCGCGTCATCGGCCGGCGCGACAAGCCCGTCATCCTGCACTGGCTGGGCGACATGTTCGATCCGAAGCTACGGGGCTATTGGGGCAGCGGTGATCTCGACGCCGCGACCGAGACGTTTCTGGGGCTGCTCGAAACCCACAGGGACCGTATCGACGGCATCAAGATGTCGCTGCTGGACGCGACTCGGGAAATCGATCTGCGCCGGAAAACCGCCGCGCTGGGCATTCGCATGTACACTGGCGACGATTTCGGATTTGCCGATCTGATCAAGGGCGACGGCGACCATCACAGCGACGCGTTACTGGGCATCTTCGACGCCATCGCGCCGGCGGCGTCGGCGGCCCTGGCGGCGCTGGATGCGGGGGAAACGGCGCGGTTCGACGATATCCTGGCACCGACGGTGCCGCTGTCACGGCATATCTTCAAGACGCCGACCTGGCACTATAAAACGGGGATCGTCTTTCTGGCCTGGCTCAACGGTCACCAGAACCATTTCCGCATGATCCAGGGGCAGGAAAGCGGCCGCTCCATCCAGCATCTGGCGGAACTGTTCCG carries:
- a CDS encoding dihydrodipicolinate synthase family protein, yielding MTVSAPHLRLPRPDRRLEDYTPGPPSPYRPNTDGLKSRVAMAAAHVVADPLADINPREDVAIDWDATMAFRRHLWSHGLGVADAMDTAQRGMGLGWDTARELIAKSAAEAKAYGGKLGCGANTDQLPDDANTDLDAIERAYEEQCAYIEDCGAQVILMCSRHLARTAASADDYIKVYDRVIGRRDKPVILHWLGDMFDPKLRGYWGSGDLDAATETFLGLLETHRDRIDGIKMSLLDATREIDLRRKTAALGIRMYTGDDFGFADLIKGDGDHHSDALLGIFDAIAPAASAALAALDAGETARFDDILAPTVPLSRHIFKTPTWHYKTGIVFLAWLNGHQNHFRMIQGQESGRSIQHLAELFRLADQAQLLADPPLAAYRMQLVLAQAGIDG